In a genomic window of Pseudoxanthomonas sp. Root65:
- a CDS encoding di-heme oxidoredictase family protein: MYPLAHERGRRVPVVFVLLSALSLSACTAQTDEARDAPFWSSTRPTSASPALPHLSMGNGATAAAAEAQVAPPQNINVDPVPSGRYRIASASSGLCIEIREGSSANGTPLVQSACDATLHRQFFDIAETTTGQYRLRNLATQKSADIPAGSGADHVIVQQWDDNGSGAQRFRLQRVDTSDRYRIVNVNSGKCLGIVGASTTAGASVEQVTCATVAAQQFRLGAGEPQAVRQNGSQPLIPPPPPVPPSATYQPLLWPDDAAPIHYTQDDGTLVTHVGGRVRDRHAREPIVDDSYQVFPPHYFERRTHEIVIHDDAVPGTSGEQRILTVVVKPQHYWYGTNFRHGYIGRRSEDPLEPTSVALYADNGGMKVLPGGVVAQTPIANYAQFGQDPNSNYTPPAGTPGNAFVLVKEIRTAANESHRPMRKGDLVEFELGIFLAGNPDVIGRFNYYAEALVYRAGSHGIVSWFRGPGYGVQRPLDSLPMPGEALSAGPWMTLHEDTSSEPFRMLQQASHNIAGYNMQPWAEGRRLIHTSFASGRHSEESNTVFTAHAGKTAPRFSQTRCVDCHAGNGRSSPVVGAPLNRLGVFVGVAGAGGQAADARFGLRLQQGTYREAGANIDGREAELVLTGYTELPGRYADGTGYVLRRPNYALRDRAGQPLALPTALSVRVAPSLIGLGLLEAVPEQQLERLALAQRGDPDGVAGRLQIVADPRDAGVSRVGRFGWKAAAATLEQQASLAFNTDMGVTSPQMPSLECARGSQGTACAQVDTGSAKLTASDIHQTTLYLSLLGVPPRRDFDNPLEQDTQARARQLRVKRGAQLFEAARCSTCHTPALQTGHHRFAELRYQTIRPYSDLLLHDMGPDLADTYIEGRATAREWRTPPLWGLGLASAIDPNVRYLHDGRAATLEEAVLWHGGQGTAAKQRFEAMSAEDRRALVDFLRSL; this comes from the coding sequence ATGTATCCCCTTGCCCATGAACGCGGCCGCCGCGTGCCGGTGGTGTTCGTCCTGCTGTCCGCCCTGTCGCTGTCCGCCTGCACCGCGCAGACCGACGAGGCACGCGATGCACCTTTCTGGAGCAGTACGCGGCCGACCAGTGCCTCGCCCGCGCTGCCCCACCTGTCCATGGGCAATGGCGCCACGGCGGCCGCAGCGGAGGCGCAGGTCGCGCCACCCCAGAACATCAACGTGGACCCGGTGCCTTCCGGTCGCTACCGCATCGCCAGCGCATCGAGTGGGCTGTGCATCGAGATCCGCGAGGGCAGCTCGGCCAACGGCACCCCGCTGGTGCAATCGGCCTGCGACGCCACGCTGCACCGTCAGTTCTTCGACATCGCCGAGACCACCACCGGCCAGTACCGCCTGCGCAACCTGGCCACGCAGAAGTCGGCCGACATCCCCGCAGGCTCCGGTGCCGATCACGTGATCGTGCAGCAGTGGGACGACAACGGCAGCGGCGCGCAACGTTTCCGCCTGCAGAGGGTCGACACCAGCGACCGCTACCGCATCGTCAACGTCAACAGCGGCAAGTGCCTGGGTATCGTGGGTGCATCGACGACGGCCGGTGCCAGCGTCGAGCAGGTCACGTGCGCCACGGTCGCCGCGCAGCAGTTCCGCCTGGGCGCGGGCGAGCCGCAAGCGGTGCGGCAGAACGGGTCGCAGCCGCTGATCCCGCCACCGCCGCCGGTGCCGCCGTCGGCCACCTACCAGCCCTTGCTGTGGCCGGACGATGCCGCGCCCATCCACTACACGCAGGACGACGGCACGCTGGTCACGCATGTCGGCGGCCGCGTACGCGACCGGCATGCGCGCGAGCCCATCGTTGACGACAGTTACCAGGTGTTCCCGCCGCACTATTTCGAACGGCGCACGCACGAGATCGTCATCCACGACGACGCCGTGCCCGGCACCTCCGGCGAGCAGCGCATCCTGACGGTCGTGGTGAAGCCGCAGCATTACTGGTACGGCACCAACTTCCGCCATGGCTACATCGGTCGGCGCAGCGAGGATCCGCTCGAGCCCACTTCCGTGGCGCTGTATGCGGACAACGGCGGCATGAAGGTGCTGCCCGGTGGCGTGGTGGCGCAGACCCCCATCGCCAACTACGCGCAGTTCGGCCAGGACCCCAACAGCAACTACACGCCACCGGCCGGCACGCCCGGCAATGCGTTCGTGCTGGTGAAGGAGATCCGCACGGCCGCCAACGAGTCCCATCGGCCGATGCGCAAGGGCGACCTGGTGGAGTTCGAGCTGGGCATTTTCCTGGCGGGCAACCCGGACGTGATCGGCCGCTTCAACTACTACGCGGAGGCGCTGGTCTACCGCGCCGGCTCGCACGGCATCGTGTCGTGGTTCCGCGGCCCCGGCTACGGCGTGCAACGCCCGCTGGATTCGCTGCCCATGCCGGGCGAGGCGCTCAGCGCCGGTCCGTGGATGACCCTGCATGAGGACACGTCCAGCGAACCGTTCCGCATGCTGCAGCAGGCCTCGCACAACATCGCCGGCTACAACATGCAGCCGTGGGCGGAAGGGCGCCGGCTGATCCACACCTCGTTCGCCAGCGGTCGCCATTCCGAGGAGAGCAACACCGTCTTCACCGCGCATGCGGGCAAGACCGCGCCGCGCTTCTCGCAGACGCGCTGCGTGGACTGCCATGCCGGCAACGGCCGCAGTTCGCCCGTGGTCGGTGCGCCGCTGAACCGGCTGGGCGTCTTCGTCGGCGTCGCCGGGGCAGGGGGGCAGGCGGCGGACGCGCGCTTCGGGCTACGCCTGCAGCAGGGCACCTATCGCGAGGCCGGCGCCAACATCGACGGGCGCGAAGCCGAACTCGTGCTCACCGGTTACACCGAGCTTCCGGGGCGCTATGCCGACGGCACGGGCTATGTGCTGCGCCGGCCGAACTACGCGCTGCGCGATCGCGCCGGCCAACCGCTGGCGCTGCCGACGGCGCTGTCGGTGCGCGTGGCGCCGTCGCTGATCGGCCTGGGTCTGCTGGAGGCGGTGCCTGAGCAGCAACTGGAGCGTCTGGCGCTCGCGCAGCGCGGTGATCCGGACGGCGTGGCCGGGCGGCTGCAGATCGTCGCCGATCCGCGCGATGCCGGTGTCAGCCGCGTGGGCCGCTTCGGCTGGAAGGCCGCCGCCGCCACGCTGGAACAGCAGGCGTCGCTGGCGTTCAACACCGACATGGGCGTGACCTCGCCGCAGATGCCGTCACTGGAATGCGCACGCGGCAGCCAGGGCACGGCCTGCGCGCAGGTCGATACCGGCAGCGCCAAGCTGACCGCGTCCGACATCCACCAGACCACGCTCTACCTCAGTCTGCTCGGCGTGCCGCCGCGGCGCGACTTCGACAATCCGCTGGAACAGGACACGCAGGCGCGGGCGCGTCAACTGCGCGTCAAGCGCGGCGCGCAACTGTTCGAGGCGGCGCGCTGCAGCACCTGCCACACACCGGCATTGCAGACCGGGCACCATCGCTTTGCGGAACTGCGCTACCAGACCATCCGTCCGTACAGCGATCTGCTGCTGCACGACATGGGTCCGGACCTGGCCGACACCTACATCGAAGGCCGCGCCACCGCACGCGAGTGGCGCACGCCGCCCCTGTGGGGCCTGGGCCTGGCCTCCGCGATCGACCCCAACGTCCGCTACCTGCACGACGGCCGCGCCGCCACGCTGGAAGAAGCCGTGCTGTGGCACGGAGGGCAGGGCACCGCCGCCAAGCAGCGGTTCGAGGCGATGAGCGCGGAGGACCGGCGGGCGCTGGTGGATTTCCTCAGGTCGCTTTGA
- a CDS encoding PAS domain-containing protein codes for MPFLPGNTSMPHRSADVSPDMLDSERIRVALTAGAIIGTWFWDVKSDKVTVDPALEQAFGLSRTSGGWKLRDLVGSVHPEDQSDLKAAIDAAVARGGQYVHRFRTHDASGDWRWVEARGWVNIDASGAAHSFPGVLIDIGETRRVEEARDLAEGLLNTFVEAVPGVVYAKDRQGRLLIGNRGTTELIGRPPEEYLGRTDAELLHNQAQASAIMAADARIMASGQLEQLEEEVNYPDGTRAFWLSTKAPLRDAQGEVIGLIGASLDITDRKAVEASHREIEERYRLAALATSDAIWDWRMADGHVIWNEALATLFGHERSESSAQWWLDHIHPDDRERIGASIHAVIDHGGDAWQDEYRFKRADGGYAHILDRGTVLRGPGGEPVRMIGAMLDLTGRKAAQAALAESEERLRLATEASDIGFWDVDLVNDLLIWPPRTKAMFGISAHVPVSMADFYAGLHREDLVKTSDAFAAACDPAQRALYDVEYRTIGKEDGVVRWVAAKGRGLFDGERCIRVVGVAIDVTERKAVETQLKELNEQLESRVQAEVAERIRVEDALRQSQKMDAVGQLTGGIAHDFNNMLAAIIGPLDLLVGRLDPSDERARRYVDIAMEASKRAALLTQRLLAFSRQQPLQPEALDANKLVSGMSELLAHSLGGDVQLETVLAGGLWRTHADPNQLENVILNLAVNARDAMPEGGRVTVETANCHLDHAYADDNPGISPGQYVLIAVSDTGNGMPAEVIAKAFDPFFTTKEVGRGTGLGLSQVYGFVKQSGGHVKIYSEVGNGTTVKVYLPRLQSASIEAATLDTVRPVPRGEAQEVILVVEDEAAVRQFSVDALSELGYHVFAADSAAAALRVLEAEPSIGLLFTDVVMPETNGRKLADEATRRWPHLKVLFTTGYSRNAIIHNGVLDAGVNLIGKPFTLQELAHRVREVLEGR; via the coding sequence ATGCCGTTCCTGCCTGGGAACACTTCGATGCCCCATCGCTCTGCCGACGTCTCTCCCGACATGCTGGACAGCGAGCGCATTCGCGTTGCGCTGACTGCGGGTGCCATCATCGGGACATGGTTCTGGGACGTGAAGTCCGACAAGGTCACTGTGGACCCGGCCTTGGAGCAGGCCTTCGGTCTCAGCCGGACCAGCGGCGGCTGGAAGCTTCGCGACCTGGTCGGCTCCGTCCATCCTGAGGATCAGTCCGATCTCAAGGCTGCGATCGACGCAGCCGTTGCGCGTGGCGGTCAATATGTCCATCGCTTTCGGACTCATGACGCCAGCGGCGATTGGCGCTGGGTTGAGGCACGGGGCTGGGTGAACATCGATGCAAGCGGTGCTGCCCACAGTTTTCCGGGCGTTCTGATCGACATCGGGGAGACGCGGCGGGTGGAAGAGGCCCGCGATCTTGCCGAAGGCCTGTTGAATACGTTCGTAGAGGCTGTGCCGGGCGTGGTCTACGCAAAAGACAGGCAGGGCCGTCTGCTGATCGGCAATCGGGGAACGACAGAGCTGATCGGCCGGCCACCGGAGGAATACCTGGGCCGGACGGATGCCGAGTTACTGCACAACCAGGCGCAGGCATCGGCCATCATGGCGGCCGACGCTCGCATCATGGCATCCGGCCAGCTCGAGCAGCTGGAAGAGGAAGTGAACTACCCGGACGGGACTCGCGCCTTCTGGCTGTCGACCAAGGCGCCGCTTCGGGATGCGCAGGGTGAGGTCATCGGGCTGATCGGCGCGTCGCTCGACATCACTGACAGGAAAGCGGTCGAAGCGAGCCACCGGGAAATCGAGGAGCGTTACCGGCTGGCCGCCCTCGCCACGAGCGACGCCATCTGGGATTGGCGGATGGCGGACGGCCACGTGATCTGGAACGAAGCGCTGGCCACGCTCTTCGGACACGAACGCTCCGAAAGCAGTGCGCAGTGGTGGCTGGATCACATTCATCCCGACGATCGTGAACGGATCGGCGCCAGCATCCACGCCGTCATCGACCACGGTGGGGACGCCTGGCAGGACGAGTACCGCTTCAAGCGAGCCGATGGCGGATACGCCCACATCCTGGATCGCGGCACGGTGCTGCGCGGCCCGGGCGGCGAACCGGTGCGCATGATCGGTGCGATGCTCGACCTGACCGGACGCAAGGCTGCCCAGGCCGCGCTCGCCGAAAGCGAAGAGCGCCTGCGGCTGGCGACCGAAGCGTCCGACATCGGTTTCTGGGACGTGGACCTGGTCAATGACCTGCTCATCTGGCCACCGCGCACCAAGGCGATGTTCGGCATTTCCGCCCACGTACCTGTCTCGATGGCGGACTTTTACGCCGGTCTGCACCGCGAGGACCTGGTCAAGACGAGCGATGCGTTCGCCGCCGCGTGCGATCCGGCGCAACGGGCGCTCTACGATGTCGAGTACCGCACGATCGGCAAGGAGGATGGCGTCGTGCGTTGGGTCGCCGCCAAGGGCAGGGGACTGTTCGACGGTGAACGTTGCATCCGCGTTGTCGGCGTTGCGATCGACGTGACGGAAAGGAAGGCCGTCGAAACGCAGTTGAAGGAACTCAACGAGCAGCTCGAAAGCCGTGTTCAGGCCGAAGTCGCCGAGCGGATCCGCGTGGAAGATGCGCTACGCCAGAGCCAGAAGATGGACGCGGTGGGCCAGCTTACCGGTGGCATCGCCCACGACTTCAACAACATGCTGGCTGCGATCATCGGCCCCCTCGATCTGCTGGTGGGACGGCTGGATCCGAGCGATGAACGCGCCCGTCGGTACGTCGACATCGCCATGGAGGCATCGAAGCGGGCCGCCCTGCTCACGCAGCGATTGCTCGCGTTTTCGCGCCAGCAACCCCTGCAACCCGAAGCATTGGACGCGAACAAGCTGGTATCCGGCATGTCGGAACTGCTCGCGCATTCGCTCGGTGGCGACGTACAGCTGGAAACCGTCCTTGCCGGCGGGCTGTGGCGCACCCATGCCGATCCCAACCAGCTTGAGAATGTGATCCTCAATCTGGCCGTCAATGCGCGTGACGCCATGCCCGAAGGCGGCCGCGTAACGGTGGAGACGGCCAACTGCCATCTCGATCACGCCTACGCCGACGACAACCCGGGCATCTCGCCTGGGCAGTATGTGCTGATCGCCGTGTCGGATACGGGAAACGGCATGCCGGCCGAGGTCATCGCGAAAGCGTTCGATCCCTTCTTCACGACCAAAGAGGTCGGACGCGGGACCGGTCTTGGTCTTTCTCAGGTCTACGGTTTCGTCAAGCAGTCCGGCGGCCACGTGAAGATCTATTCCGAAGTCGGGAACGGCACGACCGTCAAGGTGTATCTGCCCCGCCTGCAAAGCGCGAGCATCGAGGCTGCGACGTTGGACACCGTTCGACCTGTCCCGCGGGGCGAGGCACAGGAGGTCATTCTGGTGGTGGAGGACGAGGCTGCGGTGCGGCAGTTCTCGGTGGATGCGTTGAGCGAGCTGGGGTATCACGTCTTCGCCGCCGACAGTGCCGCGGCCGCGCTGCGGGTCCTGGAAGCCGAACCTTCAATCGGCCTGTTGTTCACCGATGTCGTCATGCCGGAGACCAACGGGCGAAAGCTCGCCGATGAGGCAACCAGGCGCTGGCCCCATCTCAAGGTGCTTTTCACCACGGGCTACAGCCGGAACGCGATCATCCACAATGGCGTCCTCGACGCGGGCGTCAACCTGATCGGAAAGCCGTTCACGCTCCAAGAGCTCGCGCATCGTGTGCGTGAGGTGCTGGAGGGCCGCTGA
- a CDS encoding glycoside hydrolase family 43 protein: MNDTAIQEETLPSEAELAHLAERAISPPLVTHIYTADPSAHVFEGRLYIYPSHDIESGGAFDDEGGHFGMEDYHVLRMDSPGGEVTECGMALHVRDVPWADKQMWAPDAACREGRYYLYFPAKDGGGLFRIGVAVADRPEGPFVAEPAPIDGAYSIDPAVFEDDDGTHYLYFGGIWGGQLQKYRDNAYDAAHEEPVGDAPALGPRVGRLDTGMTTLAEATREIVILDEHGQPLRADDHARRFFEGPWVHKYAGRYYLSYSTGNTHLLCYAVGDSPYGPFTYGGVILEPVVGWTTHHSICAFDGQWYLFYHDALLSGGVTHLRSVKCTPLHHEADGRIRTIDPYGG, translated from the coding sequence ATGAACGACACTGCCATCCAAGAAGAAACCCTGCCGAGCGAAGCCGAGCTCGCACATCTGGCGGAACGGGCCATCTCCCCACCGCTGGTCACCCATATCTACACGGCCGATCCCTCGGCGCACGTGTTCGAGGGGCGGCTCTACATCTATCCCTCGCACGACATCGAGAGCGGCGGTGCCTTCGATGACGAAGGCGGTCACTTCGGCATGGAGGACTACCACGTGCTGCGGATGGACAGCCCCGGGGGCGAGGTCACCGAATGCGGCATGGCCCTGCATGTGCGCGACGTCCCCTGGGCCGACAAGCAGATGTGGGCACCGGACGCGGCCTGTCGCGAGGGTCGCTACTACCTCTATTTCCCCGCCAAGGACGGCGGCGGCCTGTTCCGCATCGGCGTGGCGGTCGCCGATCGTCCGGAAGGTCCGTTCGTCGCTGAGCCGGCACCCATCGATGGGGCGTACTCGATCGATCCGGCCGTGTTCGAGGACGACGACGGCACGCACTACCTGTACTTCGGTGGCATCTGGGGCGGTCAGCTGCAGAAGTATCGCGACAATGCGTACGACGCGGCGCATGAAGAACCTGTGGGCGATGCGCCTGCGCTCGGGCCGCGTGTCGGCCGGCTCGACACGGGCATGACGACACTGGCCGAAGCCACGCGCGAGATCGTGATCCTGGATGAGCACGGCCAGCCGTTGCGCGCGGACGATCATGCGCGCCGCTTCTTCGAGGGGCCGTGGGTGCACAAGTACGCCGGCCGCTACTACCTGTCGTATTCGACCGGCAACACCCATCTGCTGTGCTACGCCGTAGGCGACAGTCCCTACGGTCCGTTCACCTACGGCGGCGTGATCCTAGAGCCCGTGGTCGGCTGGACCACGCATCACTCGATCTGCGCATTCGACGGACAGTGGTACCTGTTCTACCACGACGCGTTGTTGTCGGGCGGGGTGACGCACCTGCGATCGGTCAAGTGCACGCCGCTGCACCACGAGGCCGACGGCCGTATCCGCACCATCGATCCGTATGGCGGCTGA
- a CDS encoding alpha/beta hydrolase translates to MRPSRGYPNTLFCVALMAMASLSAPPARAQDDAMSAIATPDQPTAIVLGTGPLPAARHAEAWHRQYGSVFARNVSVATLTPFLPDPAQATGTAVIVAPGGGFRSLSMQNEGWDVARALADRGVAAFVLKYRLDPTPEDLEGFARSMRDMLSGPVPPHRIDPAASIARLGPQIADARAAFALVRSRADAWGVDPQRIGMVGFSAGAMLTLATTLAGEDAKPAFIGNIYGPLAPLDVPADAPPLFVAIAADDGLFADGGFGLVERWRAARRPVEFHLYEQGGHGFGMYAKPTTSTGWFDAFASWMKMHGWLERVGEEQRASIEEKAP, encoded by the coding sequence ATGCGCCCGAGTCGCGGTTACCCGAACACGTTGTTCTGCGTCGCGCTCATGGCGATGGCATCGCTGAGTGCCCCACCGGCCCGTGCACAGGACGATGCGATGAGCGCCATCGCCACGCCGGACCAGCCCACGGCGATCGTGCTCGGCACGGGGCCGTTGCCGGCGGCGCGGCATGCCGAGGCCTGGCATCGCCAGTACGGCAGCGTGTTCGCGCGCAACGTCAGCGTGGCCACGCTCACGCCGTTCCTGCCCGATCCCGCCCAGGCGACCGGCACGGCGGTGATCGTCGCGCCGGGCGGCGGCTTCCGCTCGCTTTCCATGCAGAACGAAGGCTGGGACGTCGCGCGCGCGTTGGCCGACCGTGGCGTCGCTGCGTTTGTGCTGAAGTACCGTTTGGACCCGACGCCGGAAGACCTCGAGGGCTTTGCTCGTTCGATGCGCGACATGCTGTCCGGCCCGGTGCCACCGCACAGGATCGATCCCGCGGCATCGATCGCCCGGCTCGGCCCGCAGATCGCCGACGCACGCGCCGCGTTCGCGCTCGTGCGTTCCCGCGCGGACGCGTGGGGCGTGGATCCGCAGCGCATCGGCATGGTGGGCTTTTCTGCGGGCGCGATGCTGACGCTGGCCACGACGCTCGCAGGCGAAGACGCCAAACCGGCTTTCATCGGCAACATCTACGGCCCGCTGGCACCGCTGGACGTACCGGCGGATGCGCCGCCCCTGTTCGTGGCGATCGCCGCCGACGATGGCCTGTTCGCCGATGGCGGATTCGGCCTGGTCGAACGCTGGCGTGCGGCGCGCCGCCCGGTCGAGTTCCATCTGTACGAACAGGGCGGGCATGGCTTCGGCATGTACGCGAAGCCGACGACGAGTACCGGCTGGTTCGACGCCTTCGCGAGCTGGATGAAGATGCACGGCTGGCTTGAACGGGTAGGGGAGGAGCAACGCGCCAGCATTGAGGAGAAAGCACCATGA
- a CDS encoding aldose epimerase: MAAELLSPRDDALAPMPPGSLHWLRAGRLEVSLAPEAGGRIAQIRYDGMDWLIGPDDGVPATIAWGCYPMVPWAGRVRGGHFDFDGRPHALPVNFGGHAIHGVGFSRPWRIATLDADSATLSLALPRDAYWPFGGTATQSVRLLGDRLHLELAVQAGDQAMPVVLGWHPWFRKPERLEFTPTAMYPRDGEGIATLPCVAPVSGPWDDCFIAGGEIALTRAGQRLRLMADTDHWVVYDAAAHATCVEPQTGPPDAFTLAPRVLHPGQHKRLSFGLAWHTVDE; this comes from the coding sequence ATGGCGGCTGAGCTGCTGTCGCCGCGCGACGATGCCCTGGCGCCGATGCCGCCGGGCTCGTTGCATTGGTTGCGCGCAGGGCGGCTGGAGGTCTCGCTGGCGCCGGAGGCCGGCGGCCGCATCGCGCAGATCCGCTACGACGGCATGGACTGGCTCATTGGACCGGACGACGGCGTGCCCGCGACCATCGCCTGGGGGTGCTATCCGATGGTGCCCTGGGCCGGGCGCGTACGCGGTGGCCATTTCGACTTCGACGGCCGCCCCCATGCGTTGCCGGTGAACTTCGGTGGGCACGCAATCCATGGTGTCGGCTTCTCGCGGCCGTGGCGGATCGCTACGCTCGACGCCGATAGCGCCACGCTGTCGCTTGCGCTTCCGCGCGATGCCTACTGGCCTTTCGGTGGCACCGCGACGCAATCGGTACGCCTGCTGGGCGATCGCCTGCATCTCGAGCTCGCCGTGCAGGCGGGCGATCAGGCGATGCCCGTGGTGCTGGGCTGGCATCCCTGGTTCCGCAAACCCGAGCGGCTGGAATTCACGCCCACGGCGATGTATCCGCGCGACGGCGAGGGTATCGCCACGCTGCCGTGCGTGGCGCCCGTATCCGGCCCGTGGGACGACTGCTTCATTGCCGGGGGCGAGATTGCGCTCACGCGCGCAGGCCAGCGTCTTCGCCTCATGGCCGACACCGATCATTGGGTTGTCTACGACGCCGCCGCGCATGCGACGTGCGTCGAGCCACAGACCGGCCCGCCCGATGCCTTCACGCTCGCCCCGCGCGTGCTGCATCCGGGGCAACACAAGCGACTTTCCTTCGGGCTTGCGTGGCACACGGTCGACGAATGA
- a CDS encoding glycoside hydrolase family 43 protein, with amino-acid sequence MKSHRTVFDRLLVAWLALIWASAAAGQALAPPTPRSNPLIRDKFTADPAPLVVGDRLYLYVGHDQAQRDEMFNMREWLVYSTTDMATWVDHGPIMKVADFAWAKADAWASQAIEKDGKFWFYAAVEHDGTQPGKAIAVAVSDSPTGPFVDAKGSALITNAMTPKGTHSWEDIDPTVFTDDDGTPWIAWGNRQCYIARLKPNMIEIDGPITEITPPHFEEGPWLHKRGDLYYLTYASLDRATHRDEKVSYATATSLQGPWTYRGELTGSGKYSFTIHPGIAEFKGRWYLFLHNAALAIGDQHGAIGRRAVTVEHLQYNADGSMRPVVQSEAGISVPPPR; translated from the coding sequence ATGAAATCGCATCGCACCGTATTCGACCGACTTCTTGTCGCGTGGCTGGCCCTGATCTGGGCAAGCGCCGCCGCCGGGCAGGCGCTTGCTCCGCCCACGCCACGGTCGAACCCGCTGATCCGCGACAAGTTCACCGCCGATCCGGCGCCGCTGGTGGTCGGTGATCGTCTGTATCTCTATGTCGGGCATGACCAGGCGCAGCGCGACGAGATGTTCAACATGCGGGAATGGCTGGTCTATTCGACCACCGACATGGCGACCTGGGTCGACCACGGGCCGATCATGAAGGTGGCGGATTTCGCCTGGGCCAAGGCCGATGCCTGGGCCTCGCAAGCCATCGAGAAGGACGGGAAGTTCTGGTTCTACGCCGCGGTCGAGCACGACGGCACGCAGCCGGGCAAGGCCATCGCGGTTGCCGTGTCGGACAGCCCGACCGGTCCATTCGTCGATGCGAAGGGTTCCGCACTCATCACCAACGCGATGACGCCGAAGGGTACGCACAGCTGGGAGGACATCGATCCCACCGTGTTCACCGACGACGATGGCACCCCGTGGATCGCCTGGGGCAACCGGCAGTGCTACATCGCCCGGCTCAAGCCCAACATGATCGAGATCGACGGTCCGATCACCGAGATCACGCCGCCGCATTTCGAAGAAGGTCCGTGGCTCCACAAACGCGGCGATCTCTATTACCTGACCTACGCCTCGCTCGACCGGGCGACCCACCGCGACGAGAAGGTGTCCTATGCGACGGCCACCTCGCTGCAGGGACCGTGGACGTACCGCGGCGAACTGACCGGGTCGGGCAAGTACAGCTTCACCATCCATCCCGGCATCGCCGAGTTCAAGGGACGCTGGTACCTGTTCCTGCACAACGCCGCGCTCGCGATCGGCGACCAGCACGGCGCCATCGGCCGGCGCGCGGTCACGGTCGAGCACCTGCAGTACAACGCCGATGGCAGCATGAGGCCGGTGGTGCAGTCGGAGGCCGGCATCTCCGTTCCGCCTCCGCGGTAG